Proteins encoded by one window of Dreissena polymorpha isolate Duluth1 chromosome 11, UMN_Dpol_1.0, whole genome shotgun sequence:
- the LOC127849996 gene encoding uncharacterized protein LOC127849996: MKAVSMIEDSTEDVNSIVFFTDAMSVLEALTNNKVPQLANALQRISTNLNVTLQWIPAHCGVAGNEDADQLAKQGAQLDQPPVQVSYKEKVTIIKSLTRPRQEADAYHLLSRAEQVIMIRLRSGHNRLNAHMHKKYRLAPSPTCPCGTEDQTAEHILQRCKRHDQERATKWPQDTTLHQKLYGDVDDLRRTTSFIEETGVIV; encoded by the coding sequence ATGAAGGCAGTGTCAATGATTGAAGACTCGACCGAAGATGTCAACTCGATAGTCTTCTTTACAGATGCCATGTCTGTATTAGAAGCCCTGACCAACAACAAGGTTCCTCAGCTTGCAAATGCCTTACAAAGAATCAGCACCAACCTAAACGTGACCCTCCAGTGGATCCCAGCACACTGTGGAGTGGCCGGAAATGAAGATGCTGACCAACTGGCAAAACAAGGTGCTCAGTTAGATCAGCCACCTGTGCAAGTAAGCTACAAGGAGaaagttaccatcattaaatcacTTACCCGGCCAAGACAAGAGGCAGATGCATATCATCTCCTAAGCAGGGCAGAGCAAGTGATAATGATCAGACTCCGATCAGGGCACAACCGACTCaatgcacacatgcataaaaaatacaGACTGGCCCCGTCACCGACCTGTCCGTGTGGCACAGAAGACCAAACAGCTGAACACATCCTCCAAAGATGTAAACGTCACGACCAGGAGCGAGCTACAAAGTGGCCCCAGGACACAACCCTCCATCAGAAACTTTATGGAGACGTGGATGACCTGAGACGGACCACATCATTTATTGAAGAAACTGGTGTGATCGTGTAG